Proteins encoded in a region of the Flavobacterium sp. MDT1-60 genome:
- a CDS encoding DinB family protein produces MKTALQANIVETFKNLNEIHSKFSEAELNTVPYHGSWTAGQTTQHILKACSGYATLFLGKTEKTNRKPDLYIKDIEALFLNFNIKMNSPDYLLPEITDYNKNEQTLELLNKESDLLTLAEIHNLTLTCLDFQVPGFEKFTILEWISFALIHTQRHTKQLNDIFKMLTKV; encoded by the coding sequence ATGAAAACAGCTCTTCAAGCCAACATTGTCGAAACATTCAAAAATTTAAACGAAATTCATTCTAAGTTTTCTGAAGCTGAGCTCAATACCGTTCCTTATCACGGAAGCTGGACGGCAGGACAAACAACGCAGCATATTCTTAAGGCCTGTTCCGGTTATGCCACATTATTTTTAGGAAAAACAGAAAAGACGAACAGAAAGCCAGATCTGTACATTAAAGATATCGAAGCTCTGTTTTTAAACTTCAACATAAAAATGAACTCCCCGGATTATCTACTACCTGAAATTACGGACTACAATAAAAATGAACAAACTCTGGAACTGCTCAATAAAGAATCTGATTTATTGACCTTGGCCGAAATCCATAATTTAACATTAACTTGCCTTGATTTTCAAGTTCCCGGATTTGAAAAGTTTACCATTTTAGAATGGATTTCTTTCGCACTCATTCATACCCAACGACATACCAAACAATTAAATGATATTTTTAAGATGTTAACTAAAGTGTAA
- a CDS encoding VOC family protein produces MNIPKNHQTVMPYLILNGALNFIDFTKNVFNATVLHAPKLRDDGTALHAEITIHGSTIMVTDATNDWKPQTANLFVYVPNADESFKKAMEEGATELMGLSDQEYGRTCGVTDPFGNVWWITSVNEFTI; encoded by the coding sequence ATGAATATTCCAAAGAATCATCAAACCGTAATGCCATATTTAATTCTAAATGGTGCATTAAACTTTATTGACTTCACAAAAAATGTTTTCAATGCGACCGTGTTACATGCACCTAAATTACGTGATGACGGCACTGCATTACATGCTGAAATTACCATTCACGGAAGTACTATCATGGTAACGGACGCAACTAATGATTGGAAACCACAAACGGCAAACTTATTTGTGTATGTCCCAAATGCCGATGAAAGTTTCAAAAAAGCAATGGAAGAAGGAGCCACAGAATTGATGGGATTAAGTGATCAGGAATATGGCCGTACTTGTGGCGTAACAGATCCTTTTGGAAATGTCTGGTGGATCACATCAGTAAATGAATTCACAATTTAA